The DNA sequence CCGGTCCTGCGGAAGAGGGGGATCAGCCGCTGCGCTCGGACGCCCAGGCCGTTGAGGCAGTCGAACAGCAGCTGTCCGCCCGGGAAATGGGCGGTGATGCGCCGGATCAGGCGTTCGCCGTCCTCCGGCCGCAGATACGGGACGAGTCCTTCGAAGACGGCCACCACGGGCCGGTCCGCGGGGAGTTCCTCCAGCCAGCCGTCGGCGGTCACGGAGGTCGCGAGGGTGCGGTGGTCGCCGTCGGCGGGCGGGAGGAGGCGGTTCCGGAGGGCGACGACCTCGGGGAGGTCGACGTCGATCCAGCGGGTCTCCGGGAACCGGGCGACGCGGTGCGCCCGGGTGTCGAGGCCGCAGGCGAGGTGGAGCACGGTCGCGCGCGGGTGCCGGGCCAGGAACTCGGCCGTCCAGTCGTCCAGGCAGCGGGCGCGCAGGGCGACGCCGGCCGCGTTCACGGACGCCATGCCCGTCCTGCGGAAGTCGTAGTCGATGCGCCGGACGGTCTCCAGGGCCGTGCGGTCGTGCAGCAGGGAGTGGCGGGACCGGCTGTCGACGGCGCGGGCGTAGAGGGTGGCGAGGAGGGTTTCCGGGACTCCGGTGAGGGTGATCTTCTCGCGTTCCATGGGCCTCCTCGTCGAAAAGCGGACGCTTCCGTTCTCACGGTAGCCCCGGCGGTGTCCGTCCGTCCCGCCCCCGCGAAATCCCGGGCGGGCGGGGGACGGAGGGGGACGCCGCCGGGGCCCGCCCGTCGCGCGTCAGCCCTCCGCCGCCGGGGCCGTCGCGCCGCGCGCGGCCCAGCGCTGCTCGACCTTGGCGAGGCGCCAGTAGGCGAGGGCCGCGGCCCAGACCACCACGAACAGGCCGACG is a window from the Streptomyces mobaraensis genome containing:
- a CDS encoding class I SAM-dependent methyltransferase, with protein sequence MEREKITLTGVPETLLATLYARAVDSRSRHSLLHDRTALETVRRIDYDFRRTGMASVNAAGVALRARCLDDWTAEFLARHPRATVLHLACGLDTRAHRVARFPETRWIDVDLPEVVALRNRLLPPADGDHRTLATSVTADGWLEELPADRPVVAVFEGLVPYLRPEDGERLIRRITAHFPGGQLLFDCLNGLGVRAQRLIPLFRRTGATLHWGIDDPRALERLHPGLTCLDVVRGCDLPDVRRVPPLSRAEARLTSLVPGVRDVFRLVRFEFPGAASGS